One stretch of Sebastes umbrosus isolate fSebUmb1 chromosome 5, fSebUmb1.pri, whole genome shotgun sequence DNA includes these proteins:
- the LOC119488539 gene encoding uncharacterized protein LOC119488539 yields MVSSRTSQPEAIMPEFNVRHVVSKLLNSFFKGMTADQWGMMKSGSPDDATMTMMGELLLDITAALTKSFLKSLGSTTLASEDDVQINLGDTISQGFAEALGVDVSVQCPSSKSLTTLISEEVSESVRSALSSPEGIVQRLTPPGRLNSMILHACKMCQAFIGRMKSVFSPRRCKQRTISEESDVEPEPSDAEDRHAATPSSNVVIPMKDITYVTIIIKKQLNDITEPLLVDVPDSEYTLLQSQSAREIEDVAEDIARSIAEEALRQTPSEQKRKRSKKNIGSKIKKLLAKCFAKSCIHRIVAQMTKKFHRGSKVHSRESAKSLTKKINDLMKKPENRDLLGLGTHAPNHSPRSSLGVHKGLKWISSTHTSYTDQRSSPSR; encoded by the coding sequence ATGGTATCATCAAGAACTTCCCAGCCAGAAGCCATCATGCCAGAGTTCAACGTCCGTCACGTTGTTTCCAAGCTGCTCAACTCCTTCTTTAAGGGGATGACGGCGGATCAGTGGGGAATGATGAAATCCGGCAGCCCCGACGACGCCACTATGACCATGATGGGAGAGTTGCTGTTGGACATCACAGCGGCCTTGACAAAATCTTTCCTGAAATCTCTCGGGAGCACGACCCTGGCGTCTGAGGACGACGTCCAGATCAATCTGGGCGACACCATCTCTCAGGGCTTTGCCGAAGCTCTGGGCGTCGACGTCTCGGTTCAGTGTCCGAGCTCCAAAAGCTTGACGACATTGATCTCTGAAGAGGTTTCGGAGAGCGTCCGAAGTGCCCTCTCCAGCCCCGAGGGCATAGTTCAGCGCCTCACTCCTCCCGGCAGACTCAACAGCATGATTCTGCACGCCTGCAAAATGTGCCAAGCGTTCATCGGCAGGATGAAGTCGGTGTTCTCGCCTCGACGGTGCAAGCAGAGGACCATCTCCGAAGAATCAGATGTGGAACCGGAACCCTCAGACGCCGAAGACCGCCATGCGGCGACGCCTTCGTCGAACGTCGTGATTCCGATGAAAGACATCACATATGTAACAATCATCATCAAGAAGCAGTTGAACGACATCACGGAACCTCTCTTGGTTGACGTGCCGGACTCCGAGTACACGCTGCTGCAGTCTCAAAGCGCTCGGGAGATTGAAGACGTCGCGGAAGACATTGCTCGGAGCATCGCCGAAGAGGCTCTAAGACAGACTCCTTCGGAGCAGAAGCGCAAACGCTCCAAGAAAAACATTGGAAGCAAAATTAAGAAGCTTTTGGCAAAGTGCTTTGCCAAATCATGCATCCATCGCATCGTGGCACAGATGACGAAGAAATTCCACCGAGGCTCCAAAGTTCACAGTCGGGAGTCGGCGAAGTCTCTCACGAAGAAGATTAACGATCTGATGAAAAAACCAGAGAACCGCGATCTTCTGGGACTCGGCACTCACGCTCCTAACCATTCCCCCCGGTCGAGTCTTGGagttcacaaaggtcttaagtggatctcctctacacacacatcctACACGGACCAGAGATCATCCCCGAGCCGGTGA